A genomic region of Planococcus kocurii contains the following coding sequences:
- a CDS encoding DEAD/DEAH box helicase: MIKRKTLPVLMEEWKTQPDMMERIVHWHTRQEKPARYADFPLEMHASLKAALRKKGIEQLYTHQRQAFDLATAGKSFTAVTPTASGKSYCYHLPVLHKILNDPSARALYLFPTKALAQDQKSDLHDLIEKTEEAILSYTYDGDTSPAIRTKVRKAGQIVMTNPDMLHSAILPHHTKWVSLFENLHYIVIDELHTYKGIFGTHVAHVIRRLKRICEFYGSNPVFICTSATIANPKELAENLTNSSHELIDQNGAPSGKKHIVFYNPPIIHPTFGVRRSAILEVRDLATHLIKNGIQTIVFAKSRVRVEMLVTYLQAVTKMKLQDDSIKGYRGGYLPTERRAIEKGLRDGSIQCVVSTNALELGVDIGQLQACIMTGYPGNIASAWQQAGRAGRRQDESLVIYVAQSTALDQYIINHPEYLLDQSPEEARIHPENMIILMDHLKCASFELPFRIDDQYGEFEVQELLEYLQEEGVLVRTSNRWHWMSDRFPAHDISLRSASQENVVIIDQSVPADTRVIGEMDRFSAMTLLHEEAIYLHQGTQFQVEILDWEEKKAYVREVDVDYFTDANLAVELKVMSEDKDKEMNGSEVFYGDIAVLAMPTIFKKIRFDSHDNIGSGPISLPPEELHTSSTWLSFAKPEDFTEAELSDTMTGAAYAIESFIPIFVQCDRRDVHVVPQVKSPHNDRPSFFIHDSYPGGIGISERIYDLWQPLLDKAQQHVSECPCLDGCPSCIGAQDAAVSMKGHVIRLLNELRKER, from the coding sequence ATGATTAAGCGAAAAACGTTACCTGTCTTAATGGAAGAGTGGAAAACACAACCGGACATGATGGAACGTATTGTCCATTGGCATACGAGACAAGAAAAACCAGCTCGATATGCCGACTTTCCACTGGAGATGCACGCTAGCTTGAAAGCGGCTCTTCGGAAGAAAGGCATTGAGCAATTGTATACGCATCAGCGACAAGCATTCGATTTGGCGACGGCAGGCAAGTCGTTTACGGCTGTTACCCCGACAGCTTCAGGCAAGTCTTATTGTTATCATTTGCCGGTGCTGCATAAAATTTTAAATGATCCGAGTGCGCGAGCGTTGTACTTGTTTCCAACAAAAGCATTAGCGCAGGATCAGAAAAGCGATTTGCATGATTTAATTGAGAAAACAGAAGAAGCGATTTTGTCCTATACGTACGATGGAGACACTTCACCAGCGATTCGAACAAAGGTCCGAAAAGCCGGGCAAATCGTGATGACGAACCCAGACATGCTGCATTCCGCTATTTTGCCGCATCACACAAAATGGGTATCACTTTTTGAAAACCTTCATTATATAGTGATTGATGAACTGCACACGTACAAAGGCATTTTTGGGACACATGTAGCGCATGTTATTCGGAGGCTAAAACGGATCTGTGAGTTTTATGGCAGCAATCCGGTTTTTATTTGTACATCTGCTACAATTGCCAACCCAAAAGAGCTAGCGGAAAATTTGACGAACAGTTCACATGAGCTGATTGACCAAAACGGTGCACCTTCTGGAAAAAAACATATTGTTTTTTATAACCCGCCGATTATCCACCCAACTTTTGGTGTCCGCAGAAGTGCCATACTAGAAGTACGAGATCTAGCTACTCATTTGATCAAAAATGGCATTCAAACCATTGTCTTTGCGAAAAGTCGTGTACGTGTAGAGATGCTGGTTACTTATTTACAAGCCGTGACCAAAATGAAACTGCAAGATGATTCAATCAAAGGTTACCGGGGGGGCTATTTGCCGACAGAGCGGCGGGCGATTGAAAAAGGATTGCGTGACGGATCCATTCAATGTGTCGTGTCTACTAATGCATTGGAACTTGGCGTGGATATTGGTCAGTTGCAAGCGTGTATCATGACAGGCTATCCGGGCAATATTGCTAGTGCGTGGCAACAAGCGGGACGAGCGGGACGTCGTCAAGATGAGTCGCTCGTTATTTATGTCGCACAGTCGACTGCACTTGATCAATACATCATTAATCATCCAGAATATTTACTCGATCAGTCACCAGAAGAAGCGCGTATCCATCCAGAAAATATGATTATCTTAATGGATCATTTAAAATGCGCTTCTTTTGAATTGCCATTTCGAATCGACGACCAGTACGGAGAATTTGAAGTTCAAGAGCTGCTCGAATATTTGCAGGAAGAAGGTGTACTCGTCCGTACATCAAATCGTTGGCACTGGATGAGTGATCGTTTCCCAGCGCACGATATATCGCTGCGCTCTGCTTCACAGGAAAATGTCGTCATCATCGATCAGTCTGTTCCTGCAGATACACGTGTAATTGGAGAAATGGACCGTTTTAGTGCGATGACATTATTGCACGAAGAAGCCATTTATCTGCATCAAGGTACTCAATTTCAAGTAGAAATTTTAGACTGGGAAGAAAAGAAAGCCTATGTCAGAGAAGTCGACGTCGATTATTTCACAGATGCCAATTTAGCAGTAGAGTTAAAAGTGATGAGTGAAGATAAAGACAAGGAAATGAACGGTTCAGAAGTGTTTTATGGGGATATTGCGGTACTTGCAATGCCAACGATTTTTAAAAAGATCCGTTTTGATTCGCATGATAACATTGGTTCTGGACCAATTTCCTTGCCGCCAGAAGAACTTCACACGTCGTCAACGTGGTTGAGTTTTGCGAAACCCGAAGACTTCACAGAAGCAGAGTTATCGGACACAATGACCGGAGCAGCCTATGCGATCGAGTCATTTATTCCTATATTCGTTCAATGCGACCGCCGCGATGTCCATGTTGTGCCCCAAGTAAAGTCACCACATAACGATAGACCGTCTTTTTTTATACACGATTCTTATCCGGGTGGTATTGGGATCAGTGAACGAATTTACGATCTGTGGCAGCCGTTGCTTGATAAAGCCCAGCAACATGTCTCAGAATGTCCATGTCTTGACGGATGTCCATCGTGCATCGGTGCACAAGATGCAGCCGTCAGTATGAAAGGCCATGTGATTCGACTGTTGAATGAGCTTCGCAAAGAGAGGTGA
- a CDS encoding YppE family protein, which yields MTVRELSSTLFDECGKCLDRFYEMREMDAVPDFYEDVKPYADFWHGKINEWQKESLLYIQQERPKYVHKPQIDTAAEGMTQFFVQSFYKETSKKRFIQTIQAAQYTLQTFILAIDEKSTKHD from the coding sequence ATGACAGTTAGAGAACTCTCTTCTACATTATTTGATGAATGTGGAAAATGCCTAGACCGCTTTTATGAAATGCGTGAGATGGATGCGGTTCCTGATTTTTACGAAGACGTTAAACCCTATGCCGATTTCTGGCACGGAAAAATAAATGAGTGGCAAAAAGAATCGTTGCTATATATTCAGCAGGAGCGACCAAAATATGTTCATAAGCCTCAAATTGATACAGCGGCAGAAGGCATGACACAGTTTTTCGTTCAAAGCTTTTATAAAGAAACAAGTAAGAAACGCTTTATCCAAACCATTCAAGCGGCACAGTATACGCTGCAGACTTTTATATTAGCCATTGACGAAAAGAGCACTAAACATGATTAA
- the recU gene encoding Holliday junction resolvase RecU has product MAINYPNGKKFVPSKNSAAKETGTPKKKKDFSFSNRGKTLEDELNETNDYYLQLGLAVIHKKPVPLQIVKVEYPSRSAAVIREAYFQAPSTTDYNGVWNGRYIDFEAKETENKTSFPLKNIHDHQIHHMSQVVKQDGTAFMIIRFSSWQRYFIMPFKELEFFWNRMITGGRKSVTLQEIEETSFEIIPGAFPRINYLPLLKKF; this is encoded by the coding sequence ATGGCAATCAATTACCCGAACGGAAAAAAATTTGTTCCGTCAAAAAATTCAGCTGCTAAAGAAACCGGGACCCCCAAAAAGAAAAAAGATTTTTCCTTTAGTAACCGTGGTAAAACATTAGAAGATGAATTAAATGAAACCAATGATTATTATCTTCAGCTGGGGTTAGCGGTCATCCATAAAAAACCAGTGCCGCTTCAGATTGTCAAAGTAGAATATCCATCCAGAAGTGCCGCTGTCATTCGAGAAGCTTATTTCCAAGCTCCGTCTACGACAGATTACAATGGCGTTTGGAATGGACGATATATTGACTTTGAAGCAAAAGAAACCGAAAACAAAACTTCTTTCCCGTTGAAGAATATTCATGATCATCAAATTCATCACATGTCTCAAGTCGTTAAACAAGATGGAACTGCATTTATGATCATCCGATTTTCTTCTTGGCAACGATATTTTATCATGCCTTTTAAAGAACTTGAATTTTTTTGGAATCGGATGATCACAGGTGGAAGAAAATCGGTTACTTTGCAGGAAATAGAAGAAACTTCATTTGAAATAATACCTGGAGCATTTCCACGCATTAATTATTTGCCTCTTCTAAAAAAATTCTAA